The genomic stretch GGATGCATGTTGAATGCCACATATGGtttttcgaaaataaaaatttgcaaaTATACGCCCACAGTTGCTTTATGTAGTTGtgtttactagctgtcccggcgaacttcgtacctcggataatttttttttttgatgaatgttatattttaatacttattatactatTCCGGTCTAACAGGAATccaaatcaaatatcataaaaattggtccagccgttctcgagttataaatggtgcaactaacacaactttcttttatatatatatatatatattaatttctatCTAACATAAATATCTTGTACAGTTAAGTTATtagaattaatttcatttttttttcatgaaaaggttgattaaattttattctttttttatataaaaagcacGTTTTTCTAATATAGACACCTGGGTGTTTTACTCGTGCATTCAAAATGCCAACTCTTGCAACCAACAGAAAGGCAGTTATTTAAGTCAAACtaacttacttaggcattgacatgtttttgtttaaattgataTCGAGTACGTAaccaaacaaaacaaagaaaactcaTGTGCAGCTTCCGTTTTCACGAGTTCATCAGCCTTGCAGAGGCTAAAAATACTGAAAATGAATATTTGGGAGTTGAACAGTAAAGGATCTACATGGGGTAAACGTCCCAGGCTGGCCGTCTACGGACTTGCCTGTATAACAAAGAGTCTACTCGCAGCCCTGTCTGGCTGTTGACCTGCGTTCAGCACAGTTCAATGAGCACCTGTCTAAATGTATTTAAACTTGATTTAAACTTAGTTTCTAAATACAGCAGTCTACAAGTCCCTTCATTCGAGATGCTTATCTAATGCAAATCTGAATACAGACGAGTAAGTATCTACTTAGGTCGGACTTGGTGTAatgaaacattaaattaaataaaaatctgggTGTCTATGGCTGGTGTTATTGCTTGTTCGGGGCTAATCACAAATTAATGTTTTCTTGCATCCAAAAAAAGAACTGAGTAAAACTCTAGACGGCATTAAGTCTgcgataaaaaacttaaaatgactaaaattttgatttttttaattcaccacaacttttttatttcgctCGTTCTAAAACTGAAAATAACTGAACCAATGTTACGGTAGTCTGTTGAAAGAAAAGTCGCCGCCGGTTAGGTAcctattttaatgattttaaatcACATTTACATGTGTATAttgtgtgtgcgtatgaacacgtgtatatattattgttttggtGTTATCCAGGACCAATAACCTCTTTTCCATTGCTATTttagtagaagaagaagaaacactttattgcacgtattacatacaggaaaagaaacagtaaggagtatacagtacacaatgtagacatgcaaaggcggccttattgctgcaagcaatctcttacaggctacctttgtagataggacttacagcaagagaacgggatagtgcaaggatgttgatagatatacataaataccaaaatgtaaatacatatacaaatacatatataatttaaataaatatacgtaatatataaatataaaatatacataatatatataaatatataaatagtagtagttttgtgacagctcgtccgggcaagtactaccgccattcttatttATACCGCctagcagtattgttgcaatccATTGTTCCGATCCGAAGATAATAAGGTGTAATCACAAGACAAGCACATGAGGCATATCACCTACGCCTTAGATTGATGCACACAGGACGGGCCCTTGCATTGGAGAATGTGTATTTTGCATGACCTGCGTTGCATGCGAATGGTTGCTGTTTATAAGCAACggttttcaacttaccatcaggtgggccatgtTTTTAATCCagctataataattaaaaaaaaatctttgaccTCAATTGATCATTCTTACACAGCTGATGTATCTGATCTAATCGATAAGATAAGAGTTCAAATTTTCGGCCTGGACTAAACTATACGGTTGAACTTAAAGGACACTGCGTTCAGTTTTAGGATCAATGGGGTCCGTATTACTAAGACTGCTGTCCGTCCGTCGTCTATCAACAGGCAGTGTGGCATGAACCAGGTCATATAGCTAGACAGTTTAAATTtccacagatgatgtatttctatagaagcaatatacaaatacaataaaagtaataaaataaatatttaaggggctcccatacaacagacgatgtttttttttcagtttttatagATAACGGTACGAATCCCTTCATGCGTGAGTCGGaatcgcacttggccggttttatTAAGATCTGATATTTTTGGACATTTTGCACATCTATGCTTATGACATTGCTCAGCTGctaatgatttattaattgGAGCGTCTACAACAGAACTTATTTCACTTTCCCATTGTTTCTAAACATAAATCTTAaggcattaattttatttacccttactttatatctattattaatgcaaaattgtgtttgttttcgtccttccttcacaccctaactttttaactttatttttggcagttTGTTGAAAGGACAGATAGTAACATAAGCAGCTTTTTATatcaggaaaacaaatggttcccaagacgaagaacgcgggctacagctagtaaataataattttaaagtaaaattccCAATCGAACACAACTGTTAATCTTTTATACTATCTAGTAAGTATTGGAAAAAATAAGGACCGAATAATATCAGGAAAATAAAACAGTTGGTGGGAAACGTGAATTGATAGAAAGTTTTGGCGCCAGGTTGGCGCCCCCATCCTATGCGCAAAGCCGACACTAAACAATTCCGTTGTAATAGTTTGGCATCATGCCAGCAGGGGGTTCGTTATGGCAGAAACAAGCTTCATGTTCatgtttttctatattattgtatttatcaaTCAATGAAAATGATAGACATTTTGTTTTGGCCCATGTGAACATtgactgtaaaaaaaatctttttcgaAAACTTGCTAATGATTGCGATCTCAGTGGAGGCCGATCGAAGGGAAAACGAGTCATTTTACTTTATCAAGACTATAGTAAAAATATGTACTGTTTTAGTGTTATTGGAGCATGAGGAATAAGGACATGTTAGTTTTAGTCGATGGGTCTGATGTTTCCCTCATGATCTTTTCACCTATCAATGAGATCAAAATCACGGGGTCTTATATAAAGATTCTCTCATTAAAAGGTATGAGACGCTATTTAATTGTACTTATGATATTATACTACGCCTCATACCTAGGTaggtgtttgtttgtaaccgtcTCTTCCATAAAATTTTCTTGACGGACTACTTTAGTGTTTGTAGATTCTtcaaatcctgcgggaaccgttcCTTTTCCTGAGATTTCGTTGTCAGGATTCGAAAAGTGAGATCTCTATGATCTTGCGTTAACAtcagtttagtttaaaaaacatGCTCACTAGCTAGTTCTGTTTAGCGGTTCTAGTGTTATCTTTTTTAACTCCCACGGCGGTTCTCGAGTGTTTTTCCCGACAAGTTCTTGAGCCAAACAAAGgtataataatgataaacacATAATTATGTACTTCGTTTTACACaagatttttgtttaacatgCCTATAGTTCTATTAAAATTGGTCGTGTGGATGATTTAGGTCGGGCTTATTTAGTGTATTCCGTCTAGGCATCGATTTAAGCATTCTCATGCTTATTATTAGGGCGTTTTACAAGAAACAAGGGTaaggaataaataatatgaatatcatcggtcataataattttattcgcatataataattgattatgataCATGGAACGCTAACGCGCACCGATCAGTGGACGCCGAGCGCCATTCGGTCATCTTCGCTccaaattacattattattatttatttatattgcatcgAAATTCGTTTTGCAAAACCGTGGCTACATATTCACTAGTGAGAGGTCTCGAGGCAGCATCGATCAGTTCGACGCGCGGTCCCGGGGTGCATCGGACGTACGCAGCGAGGCCGCCGACCTAtcgcttttttatatatatacttaaaacataACAGTCAATTAGACAGCCGGATGTCAGTCCGATTTATTTACATACAACGAGGCACCACCCGCGGCACGACGCGGAGGCCGGGGCTCGGCCGGTCGGCGGCGGGGGTGCATCTGTTCGTACGAATCATTAAAACACTTCCATAATTTACGACTTAAAATACCGAGAACCTAAGTCTTGCAACGTCCGTGTTGTGCGGGCGTCGGTCGAGCGGAGCAGAGCGGGAGCGGCGATTGCGCTCACTCGGCCTTAACCTCCGCAGGGGTGGGCGCTTCACCTGCAGGCGGGCCTTCCCCCACGTCCTCGACGCTGGCGACTACTTCTACTCCTTCCGTTACTCTTTCTGGACCACCGCCACCATCTGAAAGTATAGGTAGTtttaacaatcatcatcatcccattaccggccctcaaCAGGGAACTGTCTACCACGCTGACAATCtgcagattagtggacttctaacgtctttgagaactctccggcatgcaggtttcagcgccatgtttttcttcaccgttattgcaagtgatgtttaattttttaaaacgcaaataacttagaaatgcGTGCTGGGGTTCTAACTTTGCCAACCGAAACGCGACAAAGCTATTACCGctgcatattgtttttttttattaaaattaattagacaCAATTAATTCATGTGTCACATACTATTTGGAAAATGTTATAAGAGTAAATAAAAGATAGAGACCTAAAGGGAATATATTATTCGGTGCATAGAAATAACCTATAAAGTGCGCGCAAGCAACGCGGCCGGGGCTACTATAACTCACTGAACCGGTCACTCACATTACCTTATTCACTCATATTACGTTATATTATCAAAAGTTAATTGGATAATTTTGTGTAGTAAACTTAGCACATTTAGAATCACTACCTCGAGACACTAGAATAAAACGCAGATGTGAGATAATACAGAAGTGgaagtattttttgttaatgaTCTTAATTGATGAACGAAGCTGATGCCCCACATGACCGTAATCGCCTATATACagatcaacacttcgcagggcatggaaggaacatgtcctacaatggcccgccctgtatccatcaacctaaggcataCATTACAACGGCAACCAAGTCCTTCGGATTTTtacacagcaatgcttctttGCGGCAGGATTAAGCACGGTGGTCGTACTTCCCCGCACTAGCTGTTTCAGgatgctctactactactacttctaaAAAGTAGTGCAAGTATATaaagtgtgataaaaataagACTAACTGCGCTGATGGTGGTGGTAGTAGAGATTGGGACGCGGCGCATGGTGCGAGCGCTGCGCAGGCGCAGGCGGCGCACGATACAGCGGCAGCGCGGGCGCGTGCGGACGCTGGATGGGCGCGGGGTAGCGCGGCGCGACCATGCTGCCGCGGTTCATTGCGTTACCGTTGCCACCGGCCCCATTGCCACGTCCATTGTTTCCGCCGACTACCATTTGCTGgaataattatttctttcagtatgGAATtagagataaatatataaatatgcagATCAGTTTAGGTGGAGGTAttttttctggtgggaggcttccgctGTGGCCGTAGATTGAAGTCCTTCAATTGTTTACCAATGTCTCCTCACACTAGAAACAGAAAAACTGTATAGCTCTCTCTTGTTTTGTAAATTAGTTATTCAGTCCagctattttaaattatataatatatactctaTAACTCAATCTGGCCTAACTTAAAGGTACCCTTCtaaattatactaaataaaatttatgggttaaaatcttatttgtttcttttgacaaccgactggcgtagtggacagcggccctgctttccgagtccgaggctgtgagtttgattcccacgaatgattgtttttcagtgtctgggtgtttatatattataagcatttatgtatattattcataaaattattcatcaatcatcttagtacccataacacaagctacgcttacgggACAGGCTCGTATCTGTTGTTGACTATACCTGCTGGTGCTGTTGGTGCTGTTGGTGTTGTTGGTGCTGATGCTGCTGGTGGTGCTGGTGCGGCGTGTGCGCGGGCGGCGGGTGTTGCACGTGCTGCTGGTGCGGCGGCGGCGCGTGGTACTTGTGCGGCGGGGAGTGCGGTGGCTTCTGTGGCTTCGGCGCTCCCTTGGGCGTGGGCGAGGCAGAGTCGCAGAGTGGTGCGAAACCGTTGGCGTGCTCGTGTAGTGGGCTCTTCAGCTGTTGCTGTGGCGGCGGCCGCGGCTGCGGCGGCGCGTACTGTGTCTGTAGTGGAGGCGCCCGGTACTGTTGCTatgataaataaagaaaagttaaTAACTAAAATCAGACTATACCCTTTAAAAATCTCAAAGAAAAACTGTTTTTTCAGTATAGCTCTAACCAAAGCGATGAAAGCGGTTAttacttcagcttcactttcggaagcTTCTAATCCCAGCATGCACATCTTGTTTTTTAAGTGCgtataagcaatttaaatatcacttaattcAAAAGTgtaggagaacatcgtgagtaaaccggCTTGCttgggagttctccatagtgttctaAACGCAtatggagaccaccaatcctaatttgtactttttgtgtttcattttatttaaatcctacTCACTTCCATATTGATATCACAGGTGCACAAATGGTGCATGAAATGAGAAAGATGAGAGTGATCTAAAGTAACTTTATAGGTAGCTGAAAGTTTCTTCACCTGATCGTGACCTGTTAAATATACTAGGCTAGTGTATTCCAAGACACATATTTTATGTCACCATATAAAACGCAGTATATACGTGGTATAGACATAAAACcctaatgaataaaataaatatctcgTAAACTTAGAAGGGCTAAATGAATAAAAGGAAGAacttattgtattaaataaaaaggcgAAGTCCACTTCTTTTGCCTTAGAGGCTAGAGGTGGCAATCCCAGTTCTGTTCAGTTACTAACCTGCATCTGCTGAACGGCTGCAGCCGCTGCGGCGTGCAGTTGAGAAGAGAGGAACTGAGAGCTAAAAGCGCTGGATTGCTGTACAGTGGGCTGCGTGAATTGCAGCGGGTACGTGGGCGCCGGAGCAGTGGGCGGCTGATACGGCGAGTAGTAGGACGTGGCGGGCGGCGCCGGCCTTGGCAGTAGACCAGTCAGCGAGTACTGGGCCTCAGGACCCGAGTATCCCAAGTATTGCTGCTGGAACGTATTCACGCCACCGACTCCTCCAACACCGCCGCCTTTGCTTCCTATTGGAATATTCCCTTTTTTAACAAACTTTCGTAGAGGATTTTATTTATGACTAAAATAACTCAGGATGGAAAAATATGGTGCGTTATAGGGGTGTGCTTGCATAGATTCCTATTAACTATGGCCTTCCTCAATATTTTCCTTAGAAATGTGCCGGCAAAACTCTAGATACCGGAATTTAGCATTTCCAATCCTAAATCTTAGAGTccgttgtacacaaatctctatcCTAAATTGATCCTGTATTAGATGGAAATggaaaataactttatatagACACAACATATTTTCTGGTgtgagactttggccgtggctagttaccgacgacgtgccgctaagcgatttaagttccggtgcgatgtcgcgtggaaacctattaggggtatgactaacatacttCCTAACAAGTTAGCACGCGACCATCTTAGGGTGCATCAttacttaacaccaggtgagattgcagtcaagagctaacttgtagtggaataaaaaaaaacctagtctCTCTACTTGTGTACAAATGAAATAGGGtatattatagtcgtaaaaaagtaataggcccgttttgacatttgtcatcgcgacgtaactagttatggaacctagtttggttccataactagttacgtcgcgtactcggtactcgatactcacgataagtcgtttcaagtttgtatcagtacttgatcgATATGATTATGTACTataaagtattcctttaacttcacaaccaattcgcgtgactggctgttgcttgttcgtccacttttcaacatgttaaaacagagttcgtactatgtaacgacaaacacaaaaatcgagtcaaatgactatgtttaaatcaatgtccaaaatagaagagccaaagttagttaatagtaaaaaaatatatgaaaccttaaacgagcgcacagtcaactttacaagatggggaacgaaaaactgcgcagtgcgcgcggggacgcttcagtcatgtgccgcttgctCAGATAcctcaactcagactcattatttagaacccagtgtcgtcaattcaaaattttatttgcggctttgaGAACGAAGCTCATTCTTttcagtaaagattactacacaatatttaatttcgattaaATTCGTATGAAGgtgatattcagtaaaaaaatggttacaacactagtattaaaaaaaaaaaagactgagaacgtaactgttttcgaaacgtttcgcaacaattatgaATTGCaagctactataaagtaagcgcgaAAAGAacactcgcgatatattctttcctattatttaacgtcccaaaaaaatttacgtattttttaaaacactgtatgtaattgatttttattgtattgtttctttcagtttcgttccaagttaaaTTCTATGGTCTtccacaaatgtcaaaacgggcctattacatttttacgactataataattatggagggtagaggtaaggagagtcatctgtgtatataaaaaagtgtcgtcaaaatgtattaaattaggatggtgccacatttgcatcagggtaacttaaaagaagcgccaaatataaatattgttagagcaggcttgaaaaataaacaaggaagtatggagatacaaggaagtaaggttatatttaccacaatattttgtacaacgtaagttgttgaaattctcaataattaactacttcagtcgataatgacattaaattttttaactcggcatacttcaattcatctacgattgctacattcataccataccctgtgcatccaccagcgccattgtggaggatttttgaactgttatttagtgcatacactggacactttttcaacttttctcccatataagatgactctccttacctctaccctccataataataatgaagaatatttaatttatgttttacaaaCAGATCAGATAAATGTTGCGTACTAACCAATAGCACCAATCTGTTGAGTCGAAGGTTTAACAGTAGACATATGTGTGTTGGTAGTACTTGAAATGAGGACAGTACTTGGACTATTTCCCAGTTGAGCAGATTGCCCAAATGCTGCACCGCTGCCTGCGGGGCCCTGGAAACAATATAATAGAATTACAATGAtgtttagtataataaatacttgCCGAAATGTTAGCCACAACAGACAAGTCTAACAAAATGAGAATAGCACTTACCATGCGGTATTGACTTGGAAGACTCTGGAACATGTCTGGCGGAGGTTGGTAATTATATGGCGTGGCTGAACCAGCGCCATATGGTGTTCCAGGAAATCCACCAAACTGTGTTCGAGTTTGATCTAAAAAGGCACCATATAAGCCACCTTGCTGTGGAAGTTGCTGTGAGGAATTCATCATTGGTTGGGTTGAATTAAACAAAACAGCTGGTGGTGATGGGACCGACAGGCCCCCGTAACCGCCCTGGTAACTGACATGGTTGTAGTGTGACGGTGGTGGCGATTGCAACTGTTGTGTAGGCTTCACTTTGCAAACATTAGGAGGAGCACCAGTCTCCGTATTGGTTTCTTCGAGCCCAGCAAACTGTAATTCCTCACCACCTTCTACCACTGCAGGCATTTCCCAGACCTTCTTGACACTGGCGATTTTGAAATTGAGATCTGCTGCTGATATTGTGTTAGAAGTGCTCATATGTGTTCCGCGAGGTAATCCGAGAGTTTTGGCCGATTTGTCTTCAGTAAGTTGGCCAAGATCAGAGTCGAATGCAAAATCGAGCTTCATATCAGACTCTTCCGCTTTTTGAGATGTATCAAAGGACATCTGCAGGCCTAGTGTACCTTCTGCTTCTGTTACAGGTCTGCCAGTTTCAGCCATTAGTTCCTGAATAGACCTAGGGCGTGGTCTGACATCTCTTATGTCACCATTAAATGCCAACGGTCTTGCTTCTATTTCCGTTTGTACCTCTTCTGGCTGAGGCTTGGCAGTAACTGCACTTGgttgatatttttgttttagagcCTCAGCAGGTGGTGCTGttttataattagtattttcaaatataattgtttCTACAGGAGGTGTTGTACCATCAAGAACTCCAGTTTTATCAGATACAAGCGCACAAGGCGTTGCAGCAGCTTTTATTTCGATGGATGTATCGCCGGGACTACTGCGCTGGCTTGACTGGCTCGATTTTGTATCAACAACTTCTGGAGGTTCCTCAACATTGCCTCGCAAAGTCTGTGCAATAGGCTTGTCCCATGCATTCACTGGAGGCGGCGGTGGAGCGGCGCCTGTATCAGGACCGAAATTAGAAATTAATCccatttgttgtttttgtcgCTGTTTAACAAACCTTGGTGCCAAATTAGCTTGACGTGGGCGATCATACTGTGAGTTTGGTTTTCCAGAAACTGGGGCTGATCCGCGAGTTATTGATTTATCATTAGAACTCCTTGTAGAGGAACCATTTCTACCACCACCTTGATTCGATCGAGATCTAGGTTGCTTTTCCTCTTTAACATTAGTAGGACCCCTTGTTTCCTTAGAGTTCTTTTTATTACGAACTTCTTGGAATCCATCATCAATTACCTCATCTTTTTTTCCagttgatatttttatatcattaataGCCTCTGTAATATCAGTGTTCTTATTATCACCATCCTTTTTAGCTGCCTGTTGACTACGATTGCTGTTTGATCTATTGTTCTGATTGCGACCACTACTTTGTCCCTTCAAAGACTGAGAAGACAGCCTTCCGCCACCAGGGCGATGATGAACTCCTGCACCGCCGCTTTCGGAATGTTCTGATGTGGTCTCCCAATTTTCATCTTCACCACTGTTGGGACCACCTCTAGTGCGACGATCGCGTCCTTTTCTAGAAGATGAACCAGTTCGCGATTTATGGCCTTTATCATCTTGCATATTATCTTTAATGTCTTCATGATCTTTTACAGCCCTACTAGCCTGGCTAAAAGGACTTTTGGTATTAGGTGGCCCATATCCAGTCACACGTTTGGCTGGAGCTGGGGGTCTATTGGTACCTTGGAACCCACCTCTTCCACGTCGAGAAGGTTGTCCCCGAGGCGCAAATGGTTCTCTATTTTCTAAACCATCTGTGATTTGTGTCCCTTGATCAGTAGCTGCCTGAATAAGGTCTTCAGTTCTGTCCTGTTTCTTAAGACCACGTGGACTACGCGGGGCTTTACGTCGTTCTTTTCGTTCTACATTGGTACCATCCGTGGAACCGTCGGACTCACTTGCTCTATTTGAACGTGAGCTTCGGTTTGACCGTCTTCCACGAGATTCCCTTGATCCCCAACCTCTACCATAAACGTTGTAACCTCCAGTTCCATATCCTCTTCCTTTCTTTTCAGACCCAGATCCACTAGATTTTCGTTCAACTGGTTCTTTTATAGgaattttatttgtgtgttcTACATTAAACCTTTCATTCTTCTTTTCATCTACAGGCCTCTTTTGAGAGTCTTGAATGTTGTCTACAGAATGCGAATCAATTACATTATTACCTGAAATTGCAGACGGGGCAGTGCTTGACTTTGATGCAATTGATTCGGATTCTGAAAATTCTTTTTCAGGCTTTTGCACTGTAATAGTCGGTTTTATTGTGGCTTGTGAAATCTGCTCTTGAATCGGTTGCTTATTTATTTGAGGGGGGTTGGAAAGCAGTTCATTTGAATTAATAGATTTAGGGGGAGACTGGTTGAGCGTAGACTTAGAAATAGAGTGAGAATCAATAAATATTGTAGATTGAGATTGGTTAGCAGAAGAGATaggaatttgaatattattttgagAATTAATTACATTAGCCTGTTGATTCTGAACAGAATGATGAGAAACAGGTTGAACATTAGATATTATGTGGGTATTGTTTTGGGTGTAATTGTTGGATTGGCTTTGAGTTTTGAGATTTACATGTACATTAGATGGATTTTGATGTGTTGTTATTAATTcaggtttttctttatttgtgaGTTCAATGTTTTGGTGTTCATTTTGTTTTGGAGATATATCTTTTTCTGGAGGATGATTAACTGCTATTGTATTGCTTTGTTCTTCCTGAGAAACTTCAGCCCACGATTCCTTACTTAAATCTTTTTCAAATGATTCTCGTTGGGGTGGCATATCATGCGATGGCGGTGTTGTACGCCTTTCTGGAACTTGAGATTGTGTAGATGAATCAGCAGAAGCAAAAGGCTCAGTCAATCCGATACTTTTTCTTTCAAAAACTTCTGTTAATTTATCTGCAGCAGTTCTACTGCTATGTTCAATAGCGGTGTCTATTGATTTTTTCTCTGCATCGTTTCTTCTGTCCTTGTACTCATTAAATTCTTTATATGAATCTTTAGAATTCGACCTATCCAATTCTCGCCCAGATCTATCATAGTCTTGCATTTCTGACCTCCACTGTGGGCCAGGTCCATCTCTGTCTCTTCTGACATCATCTTCACGATCTGAATAATCCCTAAAATAGAAATTcagaatatattatttgaaattattgatGGTTTTGGTTAATAACagtaagtaacaataaaattctTACCTGGAATAAGAACGACGACTATTGTTGTGATTCGGGTTATGCCTAGGGGCATTATATTGAGGCGGTTCTTGACGTCGCGGAGCCGGTTTACCGGGGAAAGACCATGCTTTGTGTTGGTCATCTTGCTGTCGATTTTGTTGTTGCTTCAAAAAACGTGGAGGTATATTTTGTTGAAATGTTTTTGAAAAAGGATTTTGTTGATCGCGATCGCGTGCGTAATCTCTTTCACGGTCTCTATCTCTGAAGTCGCGGTCACGATCACGATCACCTCTTTCCCTTTCGGCTCGATCACGATCGCCTCGTTCTCTTTCGGCTCGATCACGGCCATCCCGGTCATTGCGCTCCCTTTCCCTATCATATCTATCACGATCTGAGCGTTCTCTATCATTCCTATCTCTATTATCGTTACGGTCTCTGTCCCTCTCCCTATCTTTTTCGCTGTCAGAACGATCTCTAGGGTCAGGACGTGTTCTTTCTTTGTTATCTATTAATCTCTCTTTTTCACGATCGCGATCACGGTCTCTATTATCATAACGGTCTAAACGATCACGATCGCGATCCCTATTATCTAACCGATCCTTGTCTCTCGTGTCCCTGTCACGAAAATCATTGCGATCTTTGTCTTTATTATCTAACCTATCTTTTTCTCTACTATCAATTCTATCTTTTTCTCTCGGATCAAGATCTCTTTCGCGATGTTCAACTCGATCGCGTTCATTTCTTTCCACCTTGTCGCGGATGTCTTTCGGGGGCTGTGTCGCTGGGGAGTCTCGCATCTGCCGTCGCTGTTCCTCTTCTTTACGCTGGCGCGCACGAGCAACCGCTTGAGCTACTTCATTACTTTGTTTCTGTCGGCGTTCCGCCCACAACTGCTCCTCGTCAGGATCCTGTATTTTGTGATCCATGCGTTCGTTATCAATACTGGTCCGGTTATTGCTTTTGTTGCCGATTTTCACAGTCGGAGTTGATGACTCGCCATCAGAAAAGTCAAGTTTTTGGctgaaaatagaaaataaataaacaaaga from Pararge aegeria chromosome 4, ilParAegt1.1, whole genome shotgun sequence encodes the following:
- the LOC120623420 gene encoding protein PRRC2C-like; this encodes MSALSTPGGGGTTAQSKPTSGKQKFQKLDINSLYCANRNESSEPSLAKSQLSRKHGMQSLGKVPSARRPPANLPSLKTETGLDPNANSASTVTTTASTPATCTSQTTTTVSNSGVVAGTGSAGWVPLPPPSSPHFRTEFPSLEAAAHNQPSHRSSDHSVPQPQLRPQTEGSWTCGGTAGVRPETSSSPVAAPASTPASQQTPAYRAILPSFLMKGSSGSGIGLGTLSSLRDNRNNAGSGSGNSNNNNTPGSRQGTRASTTARADKVLQPRPILREEEISSLDDISRDAGWAQHDDIDYDQKLDFSDGESSTPTVKIGNKSNNRTSIDNERMDHKIQDPDEEQLWAERRQKQSNEVAQAVARARQRKEEEQRRQMRDSPATQPPKDIRDKVERNERDRVEHRERDLDPREKDRIDSREKDRLDNKDKDRNDFRDRDTRDKDRLDNRDRDRDRLDRYDNRDRDRDREKERLIDNKERTRPDPRDRSDSEKDRERDRDRNDNRDRNDRERSDRDRYDRERERNDRDGRDRAERERGDRDRAERERGDRDRDRDFRDRDRERDYARDRDQQNPFSKTFQQNIPPRFLKQQQNRQQDDQHKAWSFPGKPAPRRQEPPQYNAPRHNPNHNNSRRSYSRDYSDREDDVRRDRDGPGPQWRSEMQDYDRSGRELDRSNSKDSYKEFNEYKDRRNDAEKKSIDTAIEHSSRTAADKLTEVFERKSIGLTEPFASADSSTQSQVPERRTTPPSHDMPPQRESFEKDLSKESWAEVSQEEQSNTIAVNHPPEKDISPKQNEHQNIELTNKEKPELITTHQNPSNVHVNLKTQSQSNNYTQNNTHIISNVQPVSHHSVQNQQANVINSQNNIQIPISSANQSQSTIFIDSHSISKSTLNQSPPKSINSNELLSNPPQINKQPIQEQISQATIKPTITVQKPEKEFSESESIASKSSTAPSAISGNNVIDSHSVDNIQDSQKRPVDEKKNERFNVEHTNKIPIKEPVERKSSGSGSEKKGRGYGTGGYNVYGRGWGSRESRGRRSNRSSRSNRASESDGSTDGTNVERKERRKAPRSPRGLKKQDRTEDLIQAATDQGTQITDGLENREPFAPRGQPSRRGRGGFQGTNRPPAPAKRVTGYGPPNTKSPFSQASRAVKDHEDIKDNMQDDKGHKSRTGSSSRKGRDRRTRGGPNSGEDENWETTSEHSESGGAGVHHRPGGGRLSSQSLKGQSSGRNQNNRSNSNRSQQAAKKDGDNKNTDITEAINDIKISTGKKDEVIDDGFQEVRNKKNSKETRGPTNVKEEKQPRSRSNQGGGRNGSSTRSSNDKSITRGSAPVSGKPNSQYDRPRQANLAPRFVKQRQKQQMGLISNFGPDTGAAPPPPPVNAWDKPIAQTLRGNVEEPPEVVDTKSSQSSQRSSPGDTSIEIKAAATPCALVSDKTGVLDGTTPPVETIIFENTNYKTAPPAEALKQKYQPSAVTAKPQPEEVQTEIEARPLAFNGDIRDVRPRPRSIQELMAETGRPVTEAEGTLGLQMSFDTSQKAEESDMKLDFAFDSDLGQLTEDKSAKTLGLPRGTHMSTSNTISAADLNFKIASVKKVWEMPAVVEGGEELQFAGLEETNTETGAPPNVCKVKPTQQLQSPPPSHYNHVSYQGGYGGLSVPSPPAVLFNSTQPMMNSSQQLPQQGGLYGAFLDQTRTQFGGFPGTPYGAGSATPYNYQPPPDMFQSLPSQYRMGPAGSGAAFGQSAQLGNSPSTVLISSTTNTHMSTVKPSTQQIGAIGSKGGGVGGVGGVNTFQQQYLGYSGPEAQYSLTGLLPRPAPPATSYYSPYQPPTAPAPTYPLQFTQPTVQQSSAFSSQFLSSQLHAAAAAAVQQMQQQYRAPPLQTQYAPPQPRPPPQQQLKSPLHEHANGFAPLCDSASPTPKGAPKPQKPPHSPPHKYHAPPPHQQHVQHPPPAHTPHQHHQQHQHQQHQQHQQHQQQMVVGGNNGRGNGAGGNGNAMNRGSMVAPRYPAPIQRPHAPALPLYRAPPAPAQRSHHAPRPNLYYHHHQRNGGGGPERVTEGVEVVASVEDVGEGPPAGEAPTPAEVKAE